One genomic segment of Chelmon rostratus isolate fCheRos1 chromosome 22, fCheRos1.pri, whole genome shotgun sequence includes these proteins:
- the gpr37b gene encoding prosaposin receptor GPR37b, producing MQIVPPRTLFVLLAHAHVLLSLRNNGEVRTKEDSNTSAYSARTFHGLLRENHQNKARDHALSPGYATGASSAELQAQRATIRGTLNSTHPWKRVIAEETWRIGHNKRDSSRTVTPMEDPNAVSHWGPARHHNKRIKLNGGLSSTGTPAGGHHNAAKPSSMGRGDGGGGPEEGDRHKRGTKDEQKKASRRGRNRLNKSSAALAQPHESPWEPIPKPVALTSTDLPFDLFTRRTEFFTFREENPWDATPITPPSSQDFGDEIKNPFYPVTSETYGAYAITCVSGVIFLVGIAGNIAILCIVCQNYYMKSISNSLLANLAVWDFVLIFFCLPMVVFHELTKSWLLGEFTCKVVPYVEVASLGVTTFTLCALCIDRFRAATNVQMYYEMIENCTSTTAKLAVIWIGALLLALPELLIRQLVAEDTGMPDEPPVERCIIRISTSLPDMLYVLGLTYEGARLWWCFGCYFCLPTLFTIGCSLVTARKIRRAEQASVRSNKKQIRLESQMNCTVVALAIVYGACVVPENICNIVSAYMAAGVPEHTMSVLHLLSQLLLFCRAAVTPALLLLLCRPLGRAFLDCCCCCCCCNHAPSSATASDDNEHECTTELELSPFSTIRRELSNYTPAGSNC from the exons ATGCAGATTGTGCCGCCTAGGACGTTATTTGTGTTATTAGCCCATGCACATGTATTACTATCTCTAAGAAATAATGGAGAAGTGCGAACTAAAGAGGACAGCAACACCAGCGCATACTCTGCCAGGACTTTCCACGGCTTACTCCGTGAGAATCATCAAAATAAAGCCAGGGACCATGCGCTCTCGCCGGGGTACGCCACAGGTGCGTCCTCGGCGGAACTGCAGGCGCAGCGGGCAACTATCAGAGGGACCCTTAACTCCACTCACCCCTGGAAAAGGGTAATTGCAGAAGAAACGTGGCGAATTGGACACAACAAGCGCGACTCcagcaggactgtgacacccATGGAGGATCCCAACGCCGTCTCACATTGGGGCCCGGCGCGCCACCATAATAAGCGGATAAAGTTGAATGGCGGTCTTAGTAGTACGGGGACGCCAGCAGGTGGACACCACAATGCGGCTAAGCCCTCTTCAATGGGCCGGGGAGACGGAGGAGGGGGACCCGAGGAGGGCGACAGGCACAAGAGAGGCACAAAAGACGAGCAGAAGAAAGCGTCGAGGAGGGGGAGAAACCGGCTGAACAAAAGCTCAGCGGCTCTGGCTCAGCCTCACGAGTCGCCGTGGGAACCCATCCCCAAGCCGGTGGCCCTCACCTCCACCGACCTGCCCTTTGACCTCTTCACCAGGAGGACCGAGTTCTTCACTTTCAGGGAGGAGAACCCCTGGGACGCCACGCCGATCACGCCTCCCAGCTCGCAGGATTTCGGGGACGAGATCAAGAACCCCTTTTACCCGGTCACAAGCGAGACTTACGGCGCTTACGCGATCACGTGCGTCTCTGGGGTCATCTTCCTGGTGGGGATCGCGGGCAACATCGCCATCCTGTGCATCGTGTGCCAGAACTACTACATGAAGAGCATCTCCAACTCGCTGCTGGCCAACTTGGCCGTCTGGGATTTCGTGCTCATCTTCTTCTGCCTGCCCATGGTGGTCTTTCACGAACTGACAAAGTCCTGGCTGCTGGGCGAATTCACCTGCAAAGTGGTGCCCTACGTGGAG GTGGCGTCCCTCGGCGTGACCACCTTCACCCTGTGCGCCCTCTGCATCGACCGCTTCCGCGCAGCCACCAATGTCCAGATGTACTACGAGATGATCGAGAACTGCACCTCCACTACtgctaagctagctgtcatCTGGATCGGTGCGCTCCTATTGGCCCTCCCAGAGCTCCTCATCAGACAGCTGGTGGCGGAGGACACGGGAATGCCAGACGAGCCTCCTGTTGAACGCTGCATTATCAGGATATCCACCTCACTTCCCGACATGCTCTACGTGCTGGGCCTGACCTATGAGGGTGCTCGGCTGTGGTGGTGCTTCGGCTGCTACTTCTGCCTCCCCACGCTCTTCACCATCGGTTGCTCGTTGGTTACGGCGCGCAAGATCCGGCGCGCGGAGCAGGCCAGCGTGCGCAGCAACAAGAAGCAGATCCGGCTGGAGAGCCAGATGAACTGCACCGTCGTGGCGCTGGCAATCGTCTACGGTGCGTGCGTGGTGCCCGAGAACATCTGCAACATCGTTTCTGCGTACATGGCGGCCGGCGTGCCTGAGCACACCATGTCTGTCCTCCATCTTctctcccagctgctgctcttctgtCGGGCCGCCGTGACGCCGGcgctgctgcttctcctgtgCCGCCCGCTGGGCAGGGCCTTCctggactgctgctgttgctgctgctgctgtaaccACGCGCCCTCCTCGGCCACAGCCAGTGACGATAACGAACACGAGTGCACCACCGAGCTGGAGCTGTCGCCGTTCAGCACCATCCGCAGGGAGCTGAGTAACTACACACCTGCCGGCTCCAACTGCTAA